The Thermoproteota archaeon genome includes a window with the following:
- a CDS encoding phosphate uptake regulator PhoU: protein MTKFIRRLQRIGSSILVSLPKEWVDQHNLDKNMEVELETGQNTISITADKESRPSKEVTISYPLPKEENIVADITGAYLLGYDVIIVQGKSTIPVEDREKIRNSMRRLVGMEIVEEDASTINVQFLLDATTINPQKILKRMHTIVLAMFSDVMTALSTYDKSNLQTLANRDDEVNRQYFLLVRLIRSTMIDNRLVDMFNLEKIDVLDYRIAANLLESAGDTIVELANSIYLSTLSKIDLKKIHDIVKNFGKMQEKSIDAFIKNDRSIAIEAISLHKENQKKMSLLRSSLDSKNQLPIDFLDLIHMFERVERSWADIADLVKPIYSKQ from the coding sequence TTGACTAAATTCATTCGACGCCTACAAAGAATTGGAAGTAGCATACTTGTATCCCTGCCAAAAGAATGGGTTGACCAGCATAATCTTGATAAAAATATGGAAGTCGAATTGGAAACAGGACAAAATACCATATCTATAACTGCAGACAAAGAATCACGTCCTTCAAAAGAAGTGACAATTTCGTATCCATTACCTAAAGAAGAAAACATTGTAGCAGATATCACTGGAGCATATCTATTGGGATATGATGTAATAATTGTTCAAGGAAAATCCACAATTCCTGTAGAAGACAGAGAAAAAATAAGAAATTCAATGCGTCGATTAGTTGGCATGGAAATAGTTGAAGAAGATGCATCAACAATCAATGTTCAATTTTTACTTGATGCAACTACAATTAATCCACAAAAAATCCTCAAACGTATGCATACCATTGTATTGGCAATGTTTAGTGATGTAATGACAGCATTATCTACATATGATAAATCAAATCTTCAAACATTAGCTAACAGAGACGACGAAGTTAACAGGCAATATTTCCTTTTAGTACGATTGATCCGAAGTACAATGATTGATAATAGATTAGTTGATATGTTTAATCTTGAAAAAATTGATGTACTCGATTATCGAATAGCTGCAAACCTTCTAGAAAGTGCTGGAGATACAATTGTTGAGCTTGCAAACTCAATTTACCTATCAACCCTTTCTAAAATAGATCTAAAGAAAATTCACGATATTGTAAAAAATTTTGGAAAAATGCAAGAGAAATCGATTGATGCTTTTATAAAAAACGATAGAAGTATTGCTATTGAAGCAATTTCTTTGCATAAGGAAAATCAGAAAAAAATGTCTTTACTTAGATCATCCCTTGATTCAAAAAACCAACTTCCTATTGATTTCTTAGATCTTATACATATGTTTGAACGTGTAGAACGTTCTTGGGCAGATATTGCTGATTTAGTAAAACCGATATATTCAAAACAATAA
- a CDS encoding NUDIX hydrolase, whose translation MMKKKIFQGKVLGLSLYDLKIEGRKVRREIIEHRGAAAMLAFDEENKVILVKQHRYPHGYILEIPAGTLEKGEKPEKCAYRELIEETGYKAKKMVHLLSYYPSVGYNSEVIHCFVAKDLKKVGDLDPDNDEFISVVKIDLKKLITMIKKGKIIDSKTICAVLTYAAKKKLLF comes from the coding sequence ATAATGAAGAAAAAGATCTTTCAAGGTAAAGTATTAGGTTTATCATTATATGATCTAAAAATCGAGGGTCGTAAAGTACGACGAGAGATTATTGAACATAGAGGAGCTGCTGCGATGTTAGCCTTTGATGAAGAAAATAAAGTAATTCTTGTAAAACAGCATAGATATCCACATGGATACATTTTAGAAATTCCAGCCGGGACGTTAGAAAAAGGTGAAAAACCTGAAAAATGTGCCTACAGAGAGTTAATTGAAGAGACAGGATACAAGGCAAAAAAGATGGTTCATTTACTATCATATTATCCGTCAGTTGGATATAATTCAGAAGTAATTCATTGTTTTGTAGCAAAAGACCTTAAGAAAGTTGGAGATTTAGATCCAGATAATGATGAATTCATTTCAGTTGTAAAGATTGATTTGAAGAAATTAATTACAATGATTAAGAAAGGTAAAATTATTGATTCAAAAACTATTTGTGCAGTATTAACTTATGCAGCAAAGAAAAAATTATTGTTTTGA
- a CDS encoding GHMP kinase — protein sequence MKGEAFCPAHVTGFFKAEFEGNTNPESLGSLGAGFSIEKGVTTRVTVKKAKDFDFRVSVLGYKSENILVSEFVIKEFLKNCEDNKFFVDVQHEISVPVGYGLGCSGAVALSLAMALNQALNTNLPKEVVGKIAHVAEINCKTGLGDVLASYHGGFEIRTKSGAPGIGSIEKITTDSNVILICFAPISTKKFIDEKLETINGLGGKMVSKLIKSKSYDDFQDMSLEFAKYVKVMTPRMDLVINDLQNNGIKCGVALFGETIFTLIPKNMEEKVMKILEKYSEGIIIKSKIDNSGARLQ from the coding sequence ATGAAAGGTGAGGCATTCTGTCCTGCTCATGTAACTGGTTTTTTTAAAGCTGAATTTGAGGGCAACACAAACCCAGAAAGTCTAGGATCCTTAGGTGCTGGTTTTTCAATTGAAAAAGGTGTTACTACACGGGTAACTGTAAAAAAAGCAAAAGATTTTGATTTTAGGGTTTCTGTGTTAGGCTACAAATCAGAGAATATTCTAGTATCAGAATTTGTCATAAAAGAATTTTTGAAAAATTGTGAAGATAATAAATTCTTTGTAGATGTACAACATGAGATTTCAGTTCCGGTTGGATATGGTTTAGGATGCAGTGGTGCAGTTGCATTATCTTTAGCAATGGCACTTAATCAAGCACTTAACACAAACTTACCAAAAGAAGTGGTAGGTAAGATTGCACATGTTGCTGAAATTAATTGTAAAACTGGATTAGGTGATGTATTAGCATCATATCATGGAGGTTTTGAAATAAGAACAAAGTCTGGTGCGCCTGGAATTGGCTCAATTGAAAAAATAACAACTGATTCAAATGTGATTTTGATTTGTTTTGCCCCAATCTCAACAAAAAAATTCATTGATGAAAAATTAGAAACCATTAACGGTCTTGGTGGGAAGATGGTTTCTAAATTAATCAAATCAAAAAGTTATGACGATTTTCAAGATATGTCTTTAGAATTTGCAAAATATGTCAAAGTGATGACTCCAAGAATGGATTTAGTAATTAATGATTTACAAAACAATGGAATTAAGTGTGGAGTTGCATTATTTGGAGAAACAATTTTTACATTAATTCCAAAAAATATGGAAGAAAAAGTTATGAAAATACTAGAAAAATATTCAGAAGGGATTATCATAAAATCAAAAATTGATAATTCTGGTGCTAGACTACAATAA
- a CDS encoding Hsp20/alpha crystallin family protein has translation MDFVKSMTKDMMKEIGNKSREFYEFVLPPVDMMIEQDKLILQVDLPGFEKSDIKLRLNGNILSINAEKKPQEKTIEVICSQRPKIIDKKIRLPINIKEGEEKITSAKYDNGVLNITIPITKSGKDIQID, from the coding sequence ATGGATTTTGTAAAGTCTATGACAAAAGATATGATGAAAGAAATAGGAAATAAATCAAGAGAGTTTTATGAATTTGTTCTACCTCCAGTAGACATGATGATAGAACAGGATAAGTTAATTTTGCAAGTTGATTTACCTGGATTTGAGAAAAGTGATATCAAGTTGAGACTAAATGGGAATATTTTATCAATTAATGCAGAAAAAAAACCTCAAGAAAAAACTATCGAGGTCATATGCAGTCAAAGACCAAAGATAATTGATAAAAAAATTCGCCTTCCAATAAACATCAAAGAGGGTGAAGAAAAAATCACATCAGCTAAATATGATAATGGAGTACTAAATATTACAATACCAATAACCAAATCTGGTAAGGATATTCAAATAGACTAG
- a CDS encoding ABC transporter ATP-binding protein, with translation MNKIYGEGDTKVNALQDVSISIKKGEFVLIVGSSGSGKSTLLNMIGLLDNPSSGKILIDGTDTTTLNDNQLSSFRNQKLGFIFQFSNLISDLTVFENVLLPRQIGSTDGSAEKDAKDLLIAVGMEDQMHKRANKISGGQAQRAAIARGMVNNPSIVLADEPTGNLDSVTANTIVQLMKSIAKKLGHTFIIVTHDRHQFGEVDRVITIKDGRAFEGEEPTMEAIA, from the coding sequence CTGAACAAAATCTATGGAGAAGGCGATACGAAAGTAAATGCTCTTCAAGATGTTTCAATTTCAATTAAAAAAGGAGAATTTGTATTAATTGTTGGGAGTTCTGGATCAGGAAAATCAACATTACTCAATATGATAGGCCTACTCGATAATCCATCAAGCGGAAAGATCTTGATTGATGGTACAGATACAACTACTCTAAATGATAATCAGCTTTCTTCATTTCGAAATCAAAAGTTAGGATTTATTTTTCAATTCTCAAACCTCATTTCAGATCTCACCGTATTTGAAAATGTGTTACTGCCAAGACAAATTGGTTCTACAGATGGTTCTGCTGAAAAGGATGCAAAAGATCTGCTTATAGCTGTAGGAATGGAAGATCAAATGCACAAACGTGCAAATAAAATTTCTGGTGGGCAGGCACAGCGTGCAGCAATTGCTAGAGGCATGGTAAATAACCCATCAATTGTTTTAGCTGATGAGCCTACAGGAAATCTTGATTCTGTTACTGCAAATACAATTGTTCAGTTAATGAAGTCTATTGCAAAGAAATTAGGCCATACTTTCATCATTGTTACCCATGATCGACATCAATTTGGAGAAGTTGATAGAGTAATTACAATCAAAGACGGACGAGCATTTGAAGGAGAGGAACCAACAATGGAGGCTATAGCATAA
- a CDS encoding AsnC family transcriptional regulator, with product MANKSDKLDNLDIQILSRLLNNCRESDRQIGKAVGISGGAVKSRIKKMMKKGTIEYFALKIEPPVLGYGIFYIVVSGRDSDEILQQVKLVGEPFLIVPCVGGVTVCGIVVKENVQQKIELAKNLMKDVRVLTIFEAENPGMNSNLTKTDLEIINELMKDPREKIEEIAKATGLSTKTVTRSIEKLQSDEAIQFTLVYEPTKLEGYIPHAILTWITDELQTTLKRLEKEFAENFLQRPFIAKNQIVLFMHSDNIFKLDELTQRVREVEGVGSADLFIPKRITFPQKWIFNAIKDAQRSPTLHLMYQTH from the coding sequence GTGGCTAATAAAAGTGATAAATTAGACAATTTAGATATACAAATCTTAAGCAGACTACTAAACAATTGTAGAGAGTCAGACAGACAAATTGGGAAAGCGGTCGGTATTTCCGGTGGTGCTGTAAAATCTAGAATAAAAAAAATGATGAAAAAAGGTACAATAGAGTATTTTGCATTAAAAATAGAACCACCTGTGTTAGGATATGGCATTTTTTACATTGTAGTTTCTGGCAGAGATTCAGATGAAATTTTACAACAAGTCAAGCTGGTAGGGGAGCCGTTTCTCATAGTTCCATGCGTGGGAGGAGTCACCGTATGTGGAATTGTTGTAAAAGAAAACGTTCAACAAAAGATTGAGCTTGCAAAAAATTTGATGAAAGATGTAAGAGTACTTACAATATTTGAAGCAGAAAATCCTGGAATGAATTCTAATTTAACTAAAACTGATTTAGAAATCATTAACGAGTTAATGAAGGATCCTAGAGAAAAAATTGAAGAAATTGCAAAAGCTACCGGATTATCAACAAAAACAGTAACACGTTCAATTGAAAAACTGCAAAGTGATGAGGCAATACAATTTACTCTTGTTTATGAGCCAACAAAACTTGAAGGATATATTCCACATGCAATATTGACTTGGATTACAGATGAATTACAAACAACCTTAAAGCGATTAGAAAAAGAATTTGCTGAAAATTTTCTTCAGCGTCCATTTATTGCAAAAAATCAAATTGTGTTATTCATGCATAGTGATAATATTTTCAAGCTTGATGAGCTAACTCAAAGAGTTAGGGAAGTAGAAGGAGTGGGTTCAGCTGATCTTTTTATTCCAAAACGAATCACATTTCCTCAAAAATGGATATTTAATGCTATTAAAGATGCTCAAAGATCTCCAACACTGCATTTGATGTATCAAACACACTAA
- the coaBC gene encoding bifunctional phosphopantothenoylcysteine decarboxylase/phosphopantothenate--cysteine ligase CoaBC — protein sequence MGVKKNNHPSLDIVESYGRELSGKRIVLCVAGSVAAYKAIELGRLLMRHGADVICVASNAVTKLVQPDYFKWATGNEVITKLTGELEHIRLADYNKSDLIIVFPATANTLGKLANGIDDTPISTILTVGFGSKIPILMCLAMHASMYENAAVKKNISFLEKKIEFLSPQMIEGKAKAPEPEDVLDYVLKRFGHSSILDKKKVLISAGPTIEYIDPVRVITNQSTGKTGVLLAKEMQSAGARVTMVYGPGRETVPDGIKHIPVKTTAEMKNAIQRELKKKFDIVIMAAAASDYTVKNPSKSKIKSTKENISIKLVKSPKIINQIKKIQKDTFLVGFKAETNLSKNALEKEAIKKIQETGADMVVANDIGAAYAKNSENNQVLVVSSNGKVWSRRQKKEKIAKFIRKQIEKEFKSK from the coding sequence TTGGGAGTTAAAAAAAATAATCATCCTTCCTTAGATATAGTAGAATCCTATGGAAGAGAGCTTTCAGGGAAAAGAATTGTTCTATGTGTCGCAGGAAGTGTTGCAGCATACAAGGCAATTGAATTAGGAAGACTGTTAATGAGACATGGTGCAGATGTGATCTGTGTTGCAAGTAATGCAGTTACAAAACTTGTACAGCCTGATTATTTCAAGTGGGCAACGGGAAATGAGGTAATTACAAAGCTAACAGGTGAATTGGAGCATATTCGTTTAGCTGATTATAATAAATCTGATCTAATCATAGTGTTTCCTGCAACTGCAAATACTTTGGGAAAGCTTGCAAACGGCATTGATGACACACCAATTTCTACTATACTTACTGTTGGATTTGGCTCCAAGATTCCAATTCTAATGTGCCTTGCAATGCATGCATCAATGTATGAGAATGCTGCAGTCAAAAAAAATATCAGTTTCCTAGAAAAGAAGATTGAGTTTTTATCACCACAAATGATAGAGGGAAAAGCAAAGGCCCCAGAACCTGAAGACGTATTAGATTATGTTCTAAAACGATTTGGTCATTCATCTATACTTGATAAGAAAAAAGTTTTGATTTCAGCAGGGCCAACCATTGAATATATCGATCCCGTAAGAGTAATTACAAATCAAAGTACGGGAAAAACCGGGGTTTTACTTGCAAAAGAGATGCAATCAGCAGGCGCAAGGGTAACTATGGTGTATGGTCCGGGAAGAGAAACGGTGCCTGATGGCATAAAACACATTCCTGTAAAGACAACTGCTGAGATGAAAAATGCCATTCAAAGAGAGCTAAAGAAAAAGTTTGATATTGTAATTATGGCAGCAGCTGCCTCTGATTATACAGTAAAGAATCCAAGCAAATCCAAAATTAAGAGTACCAAAGAGAATATCTCAATAAAATTAGTAAAATCACCAAAGATTATCAACCAAATTAAAAAAATTCAGAAAGATACATTTCTGGTGGGATTCAAGGCAGAAACCAACCTCTCAAAGAATGCATTAGAGAAAGAAGCTATTAAGAAGATTCAAGAAACTGGGGCAGACATGGTTGTTGCAAATGATATTGGCGCAGCGTATGCCAAAAATTCTGAAAATAATCAAGTTCTTGTAGTTAGCTCTAATGGTAAAGTTTGGTCAAGACGGCAAAAAAAAGAAAAGATTGCAAAATTCATTAGAAAGCAAATAGAAAAAGAGTTCAAATCTAAATAG
- the panB gene encoding 3-methyl-2-oxobutanoate hydroxymethyltransferase, translating to MHKSVADIISMKKSRQKISVLTSYDFTLASLCDRAGIDILLVGDSAGMVMLGYENTIPVTMEQMCLFTEAVSRARENTLIVADLPFMSYQASITDAIENSGRLIKSGADAVKLEGGMPMAETINEIVQVGIPVMGHIGLQPQTTMLSGGYKVQGKTADSAMQLIEDAKALEEAGVFSIALEMVTQEVAEIISDTVSIPTIGIGSGKNCDGQVLVIQDLLGMYDKIKPKFVKKYLNLSEDIVDAIKKYKTEIQEGVFPANENCFQMDNEEIEKLRKKIGS from the coding sequence ATGCATAAATCTGTTGCAGATATCATTTCAATGAAGAAATCTCGGCAAAAAATTTCTGTACTTACGAGTTATGATTTTACGTTAGCATCACTCTGCGATAGAGCTGGCATAGACATTCTGCTTGTTGGTGATAGTGCTGGAATGGTAATGCTTGGTTACGAGAACACAATACCGGTTACAATGGAACAAATGTGTTTGTTTACAGAGGCAGTAAGTAGAGCAAGAGAAAATACACTCATTGTAGCTGATTTGCCATTCATGTCATATCAGGCAAGCATCACTGATGCAATAGAAAATTCTGGAAGACTAATCAAATCAGGCGCTGACGCAGTAAAATTAGAAGGAGGAATGCCAATGGCTGAGACAATAAACGAGATTGTCCAAGTGGGAATTCCAGTAATGGGTCATATTGGTCTTCAACCACAGACAACAATGTTATCAGGAGGATACAAAGTTCAAGGAAAAACAGCTGATTCTGCAATGCAATTAATTGAAGATGCAAAGGCACTAGAAGAAGCAGGAGTGTTTAGTATTGCATTAGAGATGGTAACTCAAGAGGTTGCAGAAATAATTTCTGATACTGTAAGTATTCCAACAATTGGAATTGGTTCAGGAAAAAATTGTGATGGACAAGTATTGGTCATACAGGATCTATTAGGCATGTATGATAAAATTAAACCAAAGTTTGTTAAAAAATATTTGAATTTATCAGAGGACATAGTTGATGCCATAAAAAAATACAAAACAGAAATACAAGAAGGTGTGTTTCCCGCAAATGAAAACTGTTTTCAAATGGATAATGAAGAAATAGAAAAATTGAGGAAGAAGATTGGGAGTTAA
- the tmk gene encoding dTMP kinase: protein MIIVIEGGDQAGKKTQSLLLQKKLQKSRIKTKLFSFPDYSTPIGKEIKKYLSGHRKFPPQVIHCLLAANRWEKVNEIKKAQEKNSVLIMNRYYQSNLVYGVVNGMNPSWLEKLDEGLPKADLVVVLDVSQSISFSRKKSNRDQFEKNKLFSQKISKAYRSIAKKKNWKIVNASQSRQEVHLEILKLFSKKLRL from the coding sequence ATGATAATTGTTATAGAGGGTGGTGATCAAGCAGGCAAAAAAACTCAATCCTTACTATTGCAAAAAAAACTTCAAAAAAGCCGAATTAAAACTAAACTTTTTAGCTTTCCTGATTATTCTACCCCAATAGGAAAAGAAATTAAAAAATATCTTTCCGGTCATAGGAAATTTCCCCCACAAGTAATTCATTGTCTACTGGCAGCAAACAGGTGGGAAAAAGTAAACGAAATAAAAAAAGCTCAAGAAAAAAACTCAGTTTTAATCATGAATAGATATTATCAATCAAATCTTGTATACGGCGTAGTAAATGGCATGAATCCTTCGTGGTTAGAAAAATTAGATGAAGGATTGCCCAAGGCCGATCTTGTTGTTGTATTGGATGTATCACAATCTATCTCCTTTAGCAGAAAAAAATCAAACCGAGATCAATTTGAAAAAAATAAGCTATTCTCACAAAAAATTTCTAAAGCATACAGAAGTATAGCAAAAAAGAAAAATTGGAAAATTGTTAATGCGTCTCAATCACGGCAAGAAGTTCATTTGGAAATTTTGAAATTATTTAGTAAAAAACTACGATTATGA
- a CDS encoding AarF/ABC1/UbiB kinase family protein, with amino-acid sequence MTKLSTLRTIHVLFKLLPSIIALRSDRRKWVKQEGKDVDLEKYRRNARKVLDTFLTLGPVYIKLGQWLSSRADILPQPYMQELSKLQDDVPAESFEKVKPIIEKDLGPLEKKFTNIDQTAISGASLGQVYLANIDHQKVVVKVKRPGIEKVVEEDLKVLKKILPLALKFVDPNLRFSAKAMLSQFVETIHEEMDYTIESENLKQIKKNMEKNGNVIVPSVYDDYSSKNVLTMEYIPGIKITNIEGLDEKGIDRQKLVIDVHKIFFTMLLRHSIFHADPHPGNISVTNEGKLILYDYGMVGRLDNDTRKRLVRLYLALVEKDPPRTVNAMSELGMLMPDYNRSVIERAIELSVQAMHGKKPDEMEVKGLMEIANKTMSRFPFMLPKHLALYMRMASIIEGIYKTHQVDFKFVKVLKNILEDEHLIRDAYIEELKYSFTRFAKSIDATISIAPELKKFIDENRSIQLNTKPKSTILLPGSIISSAIFVGSAMIYSTNEALASVGMIGSLVIMTISILLRKK; translated from the coding sequence GTGACTAAATTATCAACTCTACGAACTATCCACGTACTCTTCAAATTACTGCCTTCAATAATTGCACTACGCAGTGATCGTAGAAAATGGGTAAAACAAGAAGGTAAAGATGTTGATCTTGAAAAATATAGAAGAAACGCACGAAAAGTTCTTGACACATTTCTTACTCTAGGACCAGTGTACATCAAGCTAGGCCAATGGTTATCTTCTCGTGCAGATATACTTCCACAACCATACATGCAAGAACTTTCAAAATTACAAGATGATGTTCCTGCAGAATCATTTGAGAAAGTAAAACCCATAATCGAAAAGGATTTGGGTCCCCTTGAAAAAAAATTTACAAATATTGACCAAACCGCAATCTCAGGTGCATCATTAGGACAAGTGTACCTAGCAAATATTGATCACCAAAAAGTTGTTGTCAAAGTAAAACGTCCAGGAATTGAAAAAGTTGTCGAAGAGGATCTTAAGGTATTAAAAAAAATATTACCTTTAGCTCTAAAATTTGTTGATCCTAATCTAAGATTTTCTGCAAAAGCAATGCTATCACAGTTTGTAGAAACCATTCATGAAGAGATGGATTACACAATTGAATCTGAAAATCTCAAACAAATTAAAAAAAATATGGAGAAAAACGGAAACGTCATAGTGCCATCCGTTTACGATGATTATTCTTCAAAAAATGTACTTACCATGGAGTATATTCCTGGCATTAAAATTACGAATATTGAGGGCCTTGATGAAAAAGGAATTGACAGACAGAAACTAGTCATCGATGTTCACAAAATATTCTTTACGATGCTTTTACGCCATTCAATTTTTCATGCAGATCCACATCCTGGAAATATTTCTGTAACAAATGAAGGAAAATTGATTCTCTATGATTATGGTATGGTTGGACGGCTCGATAATGATACAAGAAAACGCCTTGTTCGCCTTTATCTTGCATTAGTCGAAAAAGATCCTCCAAGAACGGTAAATGCAATGAGTGAATTAGGAATGCTTATGCCGGATTATAATCGATCAGTGATTGAACGTGCCATAGAATTATCTGTTCAGGCAATGCATGGCAAAAAACCTGATGAAATGGAGGTCAAAGGGTTAATGGAAATTGCAAATAAAACAATGAGTAGATTTCCATTCATGCTGCCAAAACACTTGGCACTGTATATGAGAATGGCTTCTATTATAGAAGGAATATACAAAACTCATCAAGTCGATTTTAAATTCGTTAAAGTTTTAAAAAATATTTTAGAAGATGAACACTTGATTCGTGATGCATACATTGAAGAGTTAAAATATTCATTTACTAGATTTGCTAAATCAATTGATGCTACAATATCAATTGCACCGGAATTAAAAAAATTCATTGATGAAAACAGATCAATCCAACTTAATACAAAACCAAAATCTACTATATTATTACCCGGTAGTATAATTTCATCTGCAATTTTTGTAGGCTCTGCAATGATATATTCTACAAACGAAGCACTAGCTTCTGTTGGCATGATTGGTTCATTAGTAATTATGACAATCTCAATTTTGCTTAGGAAAAAATAA
- a CDS encoding ABC transporter permease, translating to MLFNKKGSLIGAVLAVTIGILVIHVNFVIFQGLFDAIVRDISDYRNGDVLITDEEDFIDKSDLSLVNWFERIPYVEAATPRLSSTASINMTKFGKLHEETRVPVVGVDPIRDIRASTVHETVTEGQFVFSRNSIVLGSNIARDLGGAQVGDNVKVLIVDRYGQDQIKRFIVTGIAKSPGGQGFDYSVVMHIDTLRDLMNRPGDTGSIMVKLNDRSKALEVKNFFLSAFPNDDFLAETIEESAEQQLAGFRSGIAMINMIGYFGMMSSAFAIVTIQMMLVNGKTREIGVMRSIGAKRKDILIIFIFQGMIIGAIGAGVGTAAGLGYTFYAKETKMSFNNSLPLEVSYDWGKITQTALTSFSLAIIASLYPSYRATKLLPVEAMRTV from the coding sequence ATGTTATTCAATAAAAAAGGCAGTCTAATTGGAGCTGTCTTAGCTGTAACAATTGGAATTTTAGTAATCCATGTTAATTTTGTAATTTTTCAAGGACTTTTTGATGCTATTGTTAGAGATATTAGTGATTATAGAAATGGTGATGTCTTAATCACAGATGAAGAAGATTTCATAGACAAATCCGATCTTTCTCTTGTTAATTGGTTTGAACGAATTCCATATGTAGAAGCGGCAACGCCGCGGCTGTCATCGACAGCTTCAATCAATATGACAAAATTTGGTAAACTTCATGAAGAAACACGTGTTCCAGTTGTTGGCGTTGATCCCATTCGTGATATACGAGCTTCTACAGTTCATGAAACAGTTACTGAAGGGCAATTTGTTTTTTCTAGAAACTCGATTGTTTTGGGATCTAACATAGCACGGGATCTAGGGGGTGCTCAAGTAGGTGATAATGTTAAGGTGCTAATTGTTGACCGATATGGGCAAGATCAGATTAAACGCTTTATTGTCACAGGCATTGCAAAGTCTCCCGGTGGACAAGGTTTTGATTACAGCGTTGTAATGCATATTGATACCTTGCGTGATTTAATGAACCGACCTGGTGATACTGGTTCTATAATGGTAAAATTAAATGATAGAAGTAAAGCTTTAGAAGTAAAAAACTTCTTCCTCAGTGCATTTCCTAATGATGATTTTTTAGCAGAAACAATTGAGGAATCTGCAGAACAACAACTTGCAGGTTTTAGATCTGGTATAGCTATGATTAACATGATTGGATACTTCGGAATGATGTCTTCAGCATTTGCAATTGTAACTATTCAAATGATGTTAGTAAATGGTAAGACTCGAGAAATAGGCGTAATGCGTTCTATTGGTGCCAAAAGGAAAGATATTTTGATTATTTTTATTTTTCAAGGAATGATCATTGGAGCTATAGGTGCTGGAGTTGGGACAGCAGCTGGTTTGGGTTATACATTTTATGCTAAAGAAACAAAAATGTCTTTTAATAACAGTTTACCTTTAGAAGTTAGCTATGATTGGGGGAAAATTACCCAGACTGCATTAACATCATTTAGCTTGGCAATAATTGCATCACTTTATCCATCATATAGGGCCACTAAACTTTTACCCGTGGAGGCGATGAGAACTGTCTGA
- a CDS encoding phosphopantothenate/pantothenate synthetase: MALIPKSHPRFQSLLIREKLVKGFDDGLVAKEGLLAHGRGEAFDYILGEKTLKTAKKAIKAAAASILLAKNPVISVNGNVAALCPNEIVRLSKVSKAKIEVNLFYANEKRKEKIVKILKKNGAKEIFGVLKKNATRLIGIDSSRRIVDKNGIFASDLVIVPLEDGDRTLALRKAKKQVITFDLNPLSRTAQTANISIIDNVVRGIVELITECNRLSTKKSSELEKIINNFDNKKNLTHNVIEIKSNLSRRAKNA; this comes from the coding sequence ATGGCATTAATTCCTAAAAGTCATCCTCGTTTTCAATCATTATTAATTAGAGAAAAACTGGTCAAGGGTTTTGATGACGGACTAGTAGCAAAAGAAGGACTATTAGCTCATGGTCGTGGGGAGGCGTTTGATTATATTCTAGGAGAAAAAACTTTGAAGACAGCTAAAAAAGCGATAAAGGCTGCAGCGGCATCAATACTATTAGCTAAGAACCCTGTAATTTCTGTGAATGGTAATGTTGCAGCATTATGCCCAAACGAGATAGTAAGATTATCAAAAGTATCAAAAGCAAAAATTGAAGTTAATTTGTTCTATGCCAATGAGAAAAGGAAGGAAAAAATTGTAAAAATTCTCAAAAAAAATGGAGCAAAAGAAATTTTTGGTGTTTTAAAAAAGAATGCTACACGGTTAATCGGGATAGATTCTTCAAGGAGAATTGTTGATAAGAACGGTATTTTTGCTTCAGATCTAGTCATAGTACCGTTGGAAGATGGAGATAGAACTTTAGCCTTAAGGAAAGCGAAAAAGCAAGTCATTACTTTTGATCTCAATCCTCTTTCAAGAACTGCACAAACAGCAAATATTTCAATTATTGATAATGTTGTAAGGGGAATTGTAGAACTAATTACAGAATGTAATAGACTATCAACGAAAAAGAGTTCTGAGCTTGAAAAAATTATTAATAATTTTGATAATAAGAAAAATTTAACGCATAATGTTATTGAGATAAAGTCTAATCTTTCTAGGAGGGCAAAAAATGCATAA